Genomic window (Aquimarina sp. BL5):
TTATCGGGCATAGTAATACCACACCTATCTTTGTCAATAAAATAATTGGTCAAAAAAAATATAATGATATCGATGAAAAAGATTACAGTAAACTTTTTATAGTAAAAGTCACAGGAGACGTAATTACAGATTCGGTTCTTAATATTAATTAACAACAATCCCTCTCGAGATATACATATATATCTTCTATTTCTATTTTGGATAGTAGTTTTAATTGTTCTTTTTCAAACATCACGTCTAATTTAGATAATGAAGTAGAAAGATTATCTGTTTTGTAATTCTTATAATCTACAAACCTAATTCCATTAATTACTCTCGGATTATACGCTTCCCTAAAACGAATACCTCCTCCATCTACAGCGTATTTATACGCTAGATAATCAATAGTAAAATTCTCTTTATGAATCCAATACATAAATTCATCTTCAAAATCTGTTCCTCCTCCTTCTTGATCAAACGTTACCTTAATTTTATAATATGATATATTGTTAACTTTAGATTCGCCTACTAATTCTTTATTTACAGCAGGTGCATTCAATCCATATGGGAGGTTCGCAAAATAATGTACTGAATTTACACCATCACTGATTTTGGTAACCATGGAATCTACAACTTTTACTGTACAGTTTTCCATGGATCTTGACAAACCACTATTATTTAAGATATCATGAACTACACCATCAGTACTTGACATAAATCTTTCTAATTGATAATTTCCATTACTACGTACACTTCTATATTCTTTCCCTCTAAACGTAAAACGAATACTAGCT
Coding sequences:
- a CDS encoding DUF6503 family protein, which produces MRKFSFLVVLLFLTSFTVVTIQFSAEQIVNKTIENAGGSKFDKASIRFTFRGKEYRSVRSNGNYQLERFMSSTDGVVHDILNNSGLSRSMENCTVKVVDSMVTKISDGVNSVHYFANLPYGLNAPAVNKELVGESKVNNISYYKIKVTFDQEGGGTDFEDEFMYWIHKENFTIDYLAYKYAVDGGGIRFREAYNPRVINGIRFVDYKNYKTDNLSTSLSKLDVMFEKEQLKLLSKIEIEDIYVYLERDCC